Proteins from one Thermococcus sp. Bubb.Bath genomic window:
- a CDS encoding DUF99 family protein — protein sequence MARRSSGAIRKVKPQIRVVGFDDGTFSFSSKLEREKTILIGVIMKGSQEVVGVLSRWITVDGRDATNAMIDAVKSSRFRDLRVIMLKGITYAGFNVVDLEMLHRKTGLPVIVVVRKKPDLRAMEKALRKHF from the coding sequence ATGGCTCGAAGAAGTTCTGGGGCAATAAGGAAGGTGAAGCCCCAGATTAGGGTTGTAGGTTTTGACGACGGAACTTTCTCCTTTTCTTCAAAACTAGAGAGGGAAAAGACGATTCTAATCGGCGTCATCATGAAGGGCTCTCAGGAGGTAGTCGGCGTTCTCTCGCGTTGGATAACCGTCGATGGGCGAGATGCAACGAACGCAATGATAGACGCCGTTAAGAGCTCACGCTTCAGGGATTTGAGGGTCATCATGCTCAAGGGGATAACCTACGCGGGCTTTAACGTTGTGGATTTGGAGATGCTCCACCGGAAGACGGGACTTCCAGTGATAGTTGTCGTCAGGAAGAAGCCAGACTTGAGAGCCATGGAGAAAGCTCTAAGGAAGCACTTTT